TTAGAGAAGACTTGATAAAAATAATATTTTCTCAGAATTAGATAACGGTTGTCCTATTCACTCATTTCATGTTACAACTCTTTTTTAGCACATCATCAGTGCTGATCGCTCGGCAGAAATAAAAGCCTATTACTTTGTACAATAACTATAAAAATTCTAACTTTAGAATCAGCTTCCGTAATCTTTGTAAATCACGTTAGACGCTTTCAACTCCGCTTTTATTCCCAGCCGATTTCTTGTTATTTTATTTAGCTTGCTAAGCAATTTACACCACTTTATTGGATAGGAGGATATGCCATGCGTATCATTCGTCATTTAACGATGCTGGTCGCTTTTTGCGGATTATTATCACTCTCTTTAGCAAACGAGAAAACTCGGGAACTGAAAATTTATAACTGGAGCTCTTATGTCGATCAAGCGCTCATGGATGACTTTACAGCAAAAACCGGCATTAAAGTCATCACCGATGCCGTTGATAGCAATGAAGCCTTACTTGCAAAAACACTCACCGGTAACTCAGGATATGACATTATCGTTCCTTCTGATTTTGCTGTGACTTACCTCATGGAAGCGGATCAACTCTTAAAGCTCGATTTTAATAAAATGCCCAATTATCATAATCTATTGCCATTTGCGCTTGAGCGCTTAGCGACCTTTGAGGGGATTAATGATTATGCGATTCCCTACTTTTGGGGAACGACCGGCATTGGCTATGATGCTCAAAAAATCCATGCGCTTTTACCAGAGGCGCCCGTCGATTCTTATGCGCTCGTTTTTGATCCAAAATATGCTGCAAAAATTGCAGAATGTGGAATTTACTTACTCGATAGCGCCGTTGAAATGACGCCACTTATTAATATCTATTTAGGACAAGATCCTGAATCTGTCGATCCGCAAGATCTTGCTAATGTCCAAAAAGTTTTAGAAGATATTCGCCCCTACATCAAAAAATTCCACTCATCAGAATATATCAGTGCCATTGCTAATGGAGATGCTTGCGTTGCTGTTGGCTGGTCTGGAGATTTCTTTATGGCTAAAGAGAGCGCTGATGATGCCGGCCGATCACACGATATCCAATACAGTGTTCCTAAAGAGGGATCTATCCTCTGGTTTGATGAGCTTGTGATTTTAAAAAATGCTAAAAATATCGATGAAGCTTATGAGTTTATTAACTACATGTTAGATGCCAAAAATAGTGCTAAAGCTTCCAATAAGACAATGGCACCAACCCCAAACCTAGCGGCATTTGAGTATTTAGATCCTAAGCTAAAAAACAATACGATGCTCTTTCCACCTGAAGAATCTCTAAAAAGCGTACATATTAAACGCCCCTATGATCTCTCTGGTCAAAAGAAGCTCACACGGATGTGGATGAGAATTAAAAGTGGTAAATAATCCAAGGCTTTTAATAGTTAACTCTTACCCAATAAATCATTATTGATTCAATACGTTATAATAGAGAAACGATTGCCTCATTGAAGTTAATCATTCATAAGATAATCTGTAGGATTTTATCGCGTTGTTTACAGTATTAGGAGAAAATACTGTTATGAATATCCATCGAAAAACAAAATTAACGCCGTTTCATCGAGAAGAGATTTGGCGATTACATCATCAAGAAAAATTTACCGTAACCTATCTAGCTGAGCGTTTTATGGTAAGCAGACCTACGATCTATAAAGTACTAAAACAAGGTAGATTGAACTTGTTTGTGCCATTAGCTAGTAAAAATGAACGTTATAGAACAATTAAGTATGGCATTAAACGTCTTGCAAAGATTGAAAAATCTATTGAAGAGAAACTTAAAAAGAGGGCTAAACGTTATAACAAAAACTATCCTGGCGAGATGGTCCATGTGGATACTAAACGGCTCCCTCTTTTAAAAGGAGATCTTAAAAATCGCACTAGAGAGTATTTATTTGTAGGAATTGATGATTTTTCAAGAGAACTTTATGCCGGTATTTATCCTGATAAATCACAGTTTAGTGCTGCTGAATTTCTTCGATGGGATCTGTTAGAACAGTGTCCCTATACTGTAGAATGCACCTATTCGGATAATGGGCGTGAGTATAAAGGTACATCAGAACATGCCTTTGTCGAAATGTGTCTAACACATAAGATTAATCAAAAGTTTACAAAGCCAGCTTGCCCTCAAACGAATGGAAAAGCAGAAAGAGTCATTCGAACACTCATGGAAATGTGGCATAATCAGGAAGAGTTTATCAGTTCAGATGATCGGAAAAAAAAGCTAAAACGATTTTTGAACTATTACAACACAGTAAAACCTCATAAGGGTATTAATGGTTTAACGCCTTATGAAGTTTTAGAAAATTATTTTAACACTGAAGTGTAAACAACCCGCCGATTTCTAACAGATAATCGTTTCCTTGTTAGGGGCTTTCTTCTCACTTTTATTTATGTTAAAAAGCCCCTTTTAACGTCATAAGCACATGACTTATACAAATGACTTAAGTAAATAACTTAAGCAGCGTTTTAATAAAAATTTATTTACACTACTTAAAGAGCACATCTCCGCTCTTAAGCAGAATTTTGAAATAGCGTTTTACGCCATTACCCTTCATTTCTAAGGAGAATATGCATGATGAGAATCATTCGTGGTATCACAATGTTAATCGCTTTTATGGGACTAACTCAGCTTACAATGGCACAAGAGAAACAGCGTGAGCTTAAGATCTATAATTGGGTTTCCTATATTGATAAAGAATTGATTGCAGAATTTACCGAGCAAACCGGCATTAAAGTAATTGCCGATGCCTTTGATAGTAACCAAACTTTGTTAGCAAAAACACTCACCGGCAATTCAGGCTACGATATCGTGGTTCCTTCTGACTTTGCCGTGACTTATCTGATGGAGGCTGATCAACTTCATAAACTTGATTTAGATAAAATTCCTAATCATAAAAATCTCTGGCCTAAAGCATTAGAGATGCTCAATACCTTTGAAGGAATTAATGATTATGCGATTCCCTACTTTTGGGGCACGACCG
The nucleotide sequence above comes from Ignatzschineria rhizosphaerae. Encoded proteins:
- a CDS encoding extracellular solute-binding protein, coding for MRIIRHLTMLVAFCGLLSLSLANEKTRELKIYNWSSYVDQALMDDFTAKTGIKVITDAVDSNEALLAKTLTGNSGYDIIVPSDFAVTYLMEADQLLKLDFNKMPNYHNLLPFALERLATFEGINDYAIPYFWGTTGIGYDAQKIHALLPEAPVDSYALVFDPKYAAKIAECGIYLLDSAVEMTPLINIYLGQDPESVDPQDLANVQKVLEDIRPYIKKFHSSEYISAIANGDACVAVGWSGDFFMAKESADDAGRSHDIQYSVPKEGSILWFDELVILKNAKNIDEAYEFINYMLDAKNSAKASNKTMAPTPNLAAFEYLDPKLKNNTMLFPPEESLKSVHIKRPYDLSGQKKLTRMWMRIKSGK
- a CDS encoding integrase core domain-containing protein, whose amino-acid sequence is MNIHRKTKLTPFHREEIWRLHHQEKFTVTYLAERFMVSRPTIYKVLKQGRLNLFVPLASKNERYRTIKYGIKRLAKIEKSIEEKLKKRAKRYNKNYPGEMVHVDTKRLPLLKGDLKNRTREYLFVGIDDFSRELYAGIYPDKSQFSAAEFLRWDLLEQCPYTVECTYSDNGREYKGTSEHAFVEMCLTHKINQKFTKPACPQTNGKAERVIRTLMEMWHNQEEFISSDDRKKKLKRFLNYYNTVKPHKGINGLTPYEVLENYFNTEV